The genomic interval TAGTGCTAAGTCCTGTTGCATCATAATACTGAACAAACAGCTATCATGTGTCATCTTAAAACGTCCTATATTCAAAAGCAATGTAATACTGAACGTTTGAAATGCTGGAATTTGGAAAAAGTTCTATCtccaaatgaaaaatttaattttcaaaaaaatcgatATACCGGTAGATATCATGAAAATGGGGCACCTGAAGTTGTTACCAAAGCAATGTCCAGCCAAAAAATCttgatatttttccatttttatcacagaaaataagagaccaaattttcaaagtcaatttcCCACAAATTACCAAAATGGAGTTAGAGCATCGTAATAATGACACGACGAAATGCATGCTACCCACCACGCCCTCtagtagaactcaacatttacacatgctaccagtaccaaaatataaatttagagACACCCACTCGGCAGtatacatggaaccttcaatgatacacagcgTGCAATTCCGCGGACAAACGAGATTTTATGAAAGTATACATTGTTATACAGTCTTTGAAagaatgtaacaaaatgttttgaagaaCAGGTTTAAGACTCTTCCGAggattttacaattatacaactgcTTGCATAACAGATACCACATTTCTGACGCTCAGTTAAAAGGACAGAGAAAAGcaagacaaacaaatatttattgacattaaaagaagcagctagttactgcataaatgtggTGAGAGTACATTACTTCCAAATAAAAGACTGGACATTGATACTGAGATAGGTTCTGTTGTgacatttattttaccaaacattatttgacaagtaatattttaagccatgttttactttgataaagaacaagtagtcatgttcattgaaataattattaaacaaacatataacgtaaacacaaattcataaaataacacagctcataaacattttacatttaacaGTATGAATACATGCAAACATTCGGAATGATTTTCAAGTCAGTTTATGAACGTTTCTTATTGTTCAGAGTTGACCTTgacaaaaaaatatactattttgaccATTTGATCAGACAAGTTGATTTCATAAAAGTAataacgaactgtttgcatagaaatggcatatatcttgtaaatgaagtgtgtaaaatatatttcaagaataacacatggcactgtttcctCCTATTTTAAAAACGaattgctcagtgcatatgaCATCTATTTTGTTTCGTATAAAGCAAGTGCTGAGCGGGTTACCTTTCAGATcaatacatttaaagaaataaaaataactttgactatattattttttagaaatttttcaagtgaaactaatttgaaggttctatgtcaaatgagTCTGAGGTTATTGAGGAGAAaccagtttaaaaattcaaaacccctacgacattgacctttgaacaaCTGACacgaaaatcaataggggtatcctgtgttacattattataaaacttcacTGGTGTTCTTGTGTCCGAGCCTGTAATCGGCAATGGCTAGTCTTTAGACATTTTCTCGGAGTGATCACTTGCGTGCCGCTTTAATTGTAAGTTGTAATTTCAGTGGTGTTCAAACTGGTACTTGTTATTTTCGCTGTGTTGTctaatttcatctgcaaacagaaaagaCATTCCATCATTTGGGCCAATGCCATTACATGACCATCAATGCTGAAAATTTGCacgattttcaaaattaatactcAGTACTCGAAACTACAATACACATtagaaatattactttgaaaattcAATACACACAGCTCATTTATCACTaatttctccgtcatttgaacatttacaaagctgaatttttgcacattttttctttggaTGTAACTAAATAAATTGTTTGATTCAGATTTCCCAAAATGCAAATAGGTGATGGCATCAGGACAAATGTGttcaaatgataaacttgtcattttatcacaaattttagcgtttTTACTTAAGATTGGCttattttacgcttgtgagagcacaGTATCTGGTTATTAAAATTACTCCTCTTTTGTTCTAttgtagtataatacaatagtaaaatggggttttacttaccttgttgacgaaaaataatcacgttttcggaaaatatcTTACCACTAAATGGCAATGGTAATATCcagtgtacgcatcctcaccgtgtaCAGAGACTGCACTATCGCTCACAATTGTAGTTAAATTGTTCAAAATGGAAATAAGAGTGACTGTGAAATAACAAAGAAGTAAAAACGATGATCAAATATTTATTGAACGCTTGAGAAATGTTGTTTCAGAGACACGTCCTTTAAAAGTATTGCTTAAAGgaaattccgatagttttttatgcgcatctttctgcgcagccgacactttctatggaaaactgaactgaagtcaacatttgttgaaacatgttacagacagtcttaaatatgaggaatcttgaatgaaataacatttttgataagttttatcagtaatcaaatgttgatactggtttatgttgtattgacaagtatcatgcctgaccggtatcttgctatttttgtggttgtgttttcacatcgcattttagtacaaagacagtgttgttcatataatgtaagataattgacttagtactgataagacaatatcacctttcagattattttgtattcaattatagaaagaattaagaattttttaaactttttttttaacttctagcagacatacatgtaatcaatttggccaggttcgcgccattttccgtccgaacaggtgttgtattctagcggtcttaacataaaatttagcctggtgacccatatatttttagccatttttatgctcacaatacaattatctatacacaagaaaaacaggaaaaaatctatgaaagagttttttcaaaatttaaaaaaaaattcttcactatgggtatttttcactgaaaaaagttcacaaaagtaaatatgaaacaatatttttttttcatttttacccattattgtaaggatagagtattacaattatgactatgatatcaaataagtatataataaaatctgtaaaaagaaaaaactttattgtgctgtcttaATGTTTATtctggttggtatttataaaaaagcagaaaattatgaaaatgttgaaaaatcgctagcagtttcagcaacagtgggtgtgttcaatacattttttcacaaaaacaagcctggtgacctattgtttatatttgttcattgttttcagcacaaaatttcctatcatatatgtgaatttaaaaaaattctatgaaaggaaaaaaactataggaattccctttaagtacTGAACAACTTGACATTAATACATTTTACCTGTTCTTGAGAGTtcttcattttttccaaatatgttTCTGTTACAAATTACCCTTTCGatttataaaaaaacaccatAGCGTTACCAAATGAATTGTAAAACTATTATTTACCAAGATGTTGACTGGGATTTATTTTTAGCGCAAGCTGATTCTTGGTCACGTAAGCATTTGCATAATCAATGCTTGATATGGAATTCTAATCGACAAGCTTTTTGCTATTTGTTCCTGCGTTTAGCGTTTTGCCTCTTGCTATATgatgtttgtgttgttttgctATTATACATTCTGCTTTTCTAAATCCAATAAATACCTATGAAGACAACATCGTATCTGGCAGTTTTGAAGATTCAAAATTGATGATGTTTTAGGTTTAAGCAGCGGATTCGGCTCCATTTTATGAAATCCCTATGGGCTGTCATATTTCGATCTTCtgagatcgttcagcacgacttttatgtcgtattactggtactgtttagtttctcagcatgaacgtttcggcctgggtggttccaatactcccgctttcatagctttgggaattgtataatcaccccttggatatggtgcctgctttttaattttgtcatttgGCAGTCCCTGTGACATGCAGGcaccataacctcagatcccctttctaaattccagtttgtttagttctgcccatggttttctcgtttagggcaaacccattattttaactggggaccatacgccgcttttcatggaattacacggtagtgtagcattgaaggttccatgtgcaccgccgtatgaacatctgcaaatgtctctaaattgttttttgtacttttagcatgtgtaaatgttgagtactgctcaacccggggttagagggcgtggacggtagcatgcatttacactaccgtccatgaacatgctcaatcaaaccgagcctgcaacattttcgtttttgttatgTTGAGCGACCTtaggagtttccactttttttggtttaaacaatatttatttttcagatgtATTACAAGCAATTCATACAATATACACACTACAAAATAATAGCTGTACAAAATGATAGAACAAATTACAAATGGTGTTACTTATTGCTCACAGAATTGAGGAGAAAGCTTGGAGCTTATACTAATGCCTCGCTTCTGAAGGTCATATAATGCTGCACTTACGCTGTTTCAAACATTTCAGTTATATGGGTTTAAAcctacataaaacaaaaaataaataggtAAAGGAATGGTTCATAATAAGAAATAAATGGAAACTTAGAATGAATATCTTAGCAAGCATGAGTGGCATAcgtatactggtactgatgataaacccggacagatgataaagtcgaacaccttggaaatattcgattgcaatcggttattcataaaattgaacacaccatctaatagtttccacttacaacaccaactggtgtaaacaaaaacaaaattggtaaatattttgtataaataaatgacttacataaatttgtataaaaatatttatccaaaattactggggaagagggtgtttttttgtgcatgctcactgccgaaacatgaaggcctgacatttataaaattttcattacttgatcaggaatgactgttgcagctttttggggaaagtttcaatataataatacaaaggaaattttgtaaatgacaaagggttcgaatttatcatcagtcaacgttcataaagtcccctttttacatacccctttgaggccctcacttcgtgtgagtttgcttactaaatataaatttgaattatgtaaagttttcagcaaaggttaagctttattttgataccgaccattgatttcaatttgcagaaataaaaaagttacaggtaaaaaacctcattttctgttcgggtttatcatcagtaccagtagtgaTGACAGTTGCAATAATATCAGGTATAGCATATATAATGCTATAGGAAGGAGTGAAAGATgtagaaagagagagagaaaggaAGGGTCAAGTTCCAGGTAGAAGCAAGTGTGGGTTTAGTGTTTGAATCGTTTGGTTTGAGTGATGTAGTCATGTACATGTTGAAATATAACTGTGTTTGTGTTGTTGTCAAGAGTGTCATTTCCAAAAAGTAGAATATTTGTAGTGATTGGTGTTATATTTGCTAAATTGTTTAAGAGGGCAGTTGATTTGTGTATAGAAGACATGACAGAAGAAAGTGGTTTGTATCCTCGATGACTCCACAATCACATAAAGGGCTATCGATGATGTTTTAGAGAAGAGGTGTTGTTTAAGAGTGCTACAGTGCATGCGTAATCTTGCGCGTTGAAGAATAATAGAATAATAGAAGTTTGGAACATTTGAACTGGGTTTATTAAGAGCATGTTTGAAGGCTGATATTGATGGTGAGTTTTTTTACGTTGTCAGATAGGGAATTTCAAGAGGTAATTGTAGATGGCAAGAAGGAGTTTGCAAAGAGTTGACTATTACATGGGATGTTTcttatatattcttattttgtgtttgttttactatttactattttctattttctattatTATACTACATTCAGCTTTCTTGGTATTTACCTTTTTGCTTTTCGAAGCGttcaagtaaataaaaaaaaacgataaaataacAAGCAATACAATCTATAAGATCATTTTGAAGCACAGAATGCAGAAAAATAGTATAGCAGTCTCATACCCTctagcaccggcataagcggAAATTTTAAATGTTGGCAGTAGACATAagtgtatttgaaataatatgcaCATATGACCACCGTCGGAAAAGgcaaaaacaaaaacgtaaaacACGAAAAGCAAAAATCAAATAGCAAGAAGCATGTCACTCCGGCATTCCATAGAATAACACCACTGTAAGATTGCAAAGGATATAGGATGGTAACTAAATGATTATCAGTACATTGAAAAATCATAGAAAGCATAAAtctaattaaaacaagatcattgAAGCTTAAGCCATCCTTCTTTTATGTTCATATTGTTGGTATTTTGTTATGTTTACAAGTTACAATCCTAAATCTATATAAAGAGAATCTGTTTAGAGTGGTCTAGAAAATtacttttcaacatattttcgaAAATGCTGTAgatattgtttttctttgtctGCGCTATTTATGAAAACATTaccaaataaaaaattgaaattcatcttgaaattATCGTTGTTATGTATGTAAAATATGGAAAGTACAAACTGAATAAAgcttttttattcttacaaagattatttttatacaaactgaGAAAGAACATGTTTAAGAACGAAAACCTAACAATAAATTgctcttaaaggcctagatccactactatataagtgtatcCGCCCCCAAAGGGGTCCCAACTTAGATACAGATAGATTCTTTATTACCTCCAACAAGGAGAGCTATCAATAATTACagatatacatacaaacataatcACATCAAAATAGAACAACATTTATAACATACAATCTTATGTACAGACAGCACAAAGCATCAGTACGTTAACGATACTGTGAAATAATCAGCATATATACACAAATTTACTCAATCCTTGATTAAGGTATATTTGCAGTTTAACTATTAAAATACAACAGGTGAGATATCCCGACATGCATCCTTCCGAAACGAAACGAAGAATACAAAAAGGATAGCAAGCCCTATTATACTCCATTATATTAGACAGTACTGCATATCACATATTATAGGTATGAATATAATGCACAAAAATAAACAGTAACTATATGGCTAAAATCCCATTTGGGAGTATTTAATCATTAAGTACTAATTATTAAGAATAACTAAAgaatatatctatctatctatctattttattattatcattgttattatacAGACAATTATTATCATcagattattattattctataatattacaaattaaaatgataaaagatatagtaataatattaaaaataataatgataataaaactcaGGTACATGTATTATATGTGAAAACTCAATGTgttctttgtgttgacaaacaataactataatatcataattataatgaaaaaggtcataccgATGAAGGTGACCCTtccattatatttacataaaacatttacaaaaaaatgggGAAATGATTTTCTCATGTACATGCAATCACCATTATTTGAACATAATATTacttgataaaatcaaattattgtgttctatCATACTATTTTCGATTTCCATAATAAATTGCCTTAAAGTGtacttttttcattctttactttataacactgaaatgcgCATTTGGTTTTCAAtgttagacaaatgttatttacaataatctgcaagcattaaaacaaaacttttagaatgagtcaatgtcacatttttctaaaatataaaatttgaatatgtgcACATCTCCAGACAGAACTTGAAAAATAAACCTTGCTTTTTTCCCTAAAAACACCATAAGATTTATAACATATTCCTAAATACGTGGCTTGTTATTTTATTAtagtttgatcaacaaatattttccttttcataaaaagttattatagtgacatgtgtaaatagttttacaaaactaagtcatacaaatacatacaaaatgggcctataagtcacttttAAACATGCAAGTAATCATACAATATTTACATGAAGTCACAAGtgaatacaagtatatataaggTAGTAATAGTTctgctttaaaattaaatatatacgaGGGcggttcaaaaataacgtagacttttgttGTCAGAAGACGCATATTATGTAAAGAgcaatgtaaaatatatcattGTTATTCGCAATCTTTCTCATATTTGGTCATactttttttgtaacatttttgctgataggccAAGCGCGTGGAACGTTTGAATTACCACAGCTACGCAttaccggcgcagtcgctttttcgtctgtcataatttgaatttaatcgaTAATATGTGCACTGATAGTTTACTTGTTCGCCAGAAAATATGTCAAAGTGCAGCAACACATCAGACTGAAATGCACCGAGAGTATGGCATCATTCGGACGTAAGCGGTGAGAGTGAACAACATTTAAACTAAGTCAGTATCACTGTTTATAATGCAATTAATGTCGTCATCGGCTGGCATAGATAATCAGGCAGTTGTTTAGTTATGTAGAAGTTTTTGCGAAACGCAACTGAAATTTGTAAACTAATAAAGCAGAGGCCACAGCAATGTAAGGTCATCTGTGTCTTGATTTTCAAGTGGTAAAAACGATTCGCAAATGTCCCATACTGGCTTAAAAGCAGTGGAGATGAAgggagaaaacaaaacaaaaatccgtGATTCTGTGTTAACGTCAATACCAAGTACTCATGTTTAGCACTCTGTCTGAGATgcttggcataagtgttcataATTTTCAGTATTCTAACCACACAACTCATTATGACTTAGGTGTTGTTCATCCAAACTAATAAAagaattttacaaatattgaataatgcaaacttaatgataGCATCTCGATGAAGGCACGGCGTCTTTAACGTCGTTAAAATATGGTCACCGTGCGCCGGGTTCGTGTAAGTGACTATTTTCGAAGTGGTGTAATTCCTGACAGTATGAACAGAATCACGCCAGATTTGCAGTGCAGTGAGTAGAAAGATTGCGAATCACGAtagtatatgtttttgttttgttttattgaagtatataaaagctagagaaaaagtctacgtaatttttgaacaaccctcgtatTAGTGATGTAAATGTGTAAATGTGTCTATAGAAAGAGCAGCATATCACAAAATGCGTCTCGTCTTCGATACACTGGTCATTACAAAAACGACATATTCTGTCTTCTACTCGTTTCCCGATGTACCGGCCACTGTGTCAATACGTAGTGGTAGAATACCACATCTTAATTGGGCGAGAAAGAATcgttcatttcttttcaaatttaatttaacaaagtTTGCTGTCTCAAAATCTGTTTTGAATGAAACATAAGTTCTCAATTTAGATACACTCTCAATACCGTTTTTTCCATATACAACTGTAATAATGGTTTATCTTTGAGAGTGCTAAGTCTAGATTGATAACGGTTTTGTTGTTGAAAGACTCGTCAAGACCAATTAAAGATACCATTCCTTTTAAATCGCTGCACCAATTATTTGTACAAAAACTGTAATCCATTTCAAATACATTCCTTGTCAATCGGTTTTCACTAAACGATAATAGTCTGTTCCAATAACGGATAATATTAATCCACCGTCTATAGTTTCCCGGGAGCCATGAGACGTCTCCTGTGATGGCAAGTACAAAACGATGGACGCCTAGATAGTATCTGATTGCCCGATGCTGAATGTTTTTGAGACATTAAAATTTCCGGTATCCCCAAACGCCCGAACAGTAATCCAAATTTTACTACACACGAGAAATACAGTTTTTGAAAGGTTTTGATACCGAGAGACTTTAAATGGTGAACTTTAGAAATGATTTTTCCGAGTGCTGTCCCTGCACTCAACTGTGCCAGCGTTGTACATAGTTTCCATTTCTGTTGAATACTACACCTATATATTTATATGTCTGAACAATTTCTAGGACACTGTTtcctattttaaaaacatgattgGTCTGTAATGTTCTACCTTTCCGGAAATGAACACATCTTGATTTTTCAGTGTTAATTAAAACACGCCACTGCTTGCACCGAGTGTGTAAAGTATACAACAGTATTTGCAAGTCTGTCTTCTGGCTTTGCCAATAAAACAATCTCAACTACATAAAGTAATGTAGATATTATTCCCTCTTATATCGAAACCGATGTTCAAATCACTAATTTCCTTCACGAGGTCGTTAATGAAGACGGAAAACAGTGTTGAGGAAAGATTGTCCTCTTGTTTTGCACCAGACTTACAGTCAAACCACTCTTGTCAGTTTGTCATTAATCCTAACACAGGAGCTAGAATGTTGATATATGTTCCTAATTGACTTGTAAAGTTTCCCGCCTGTTCCATTAAGAAGTAGTTTATATAGCATCATTTTACGATTGATAAAGTCAAAACATTTCCGAAGGCCGATAAAGGCGGCGAATTGTTCCGAACTATGCTGCTCAATGTGAAGTAGCTCCGAGTTCTCTAAATAGTGTGTTAAACGTTTATTCATGAAAACACTATATAATTTACTGGCACACGATAGCGGACTCACACCTCTGTAGTTCATTGGGACACGGGGATCAGATGCTGGGTCTTTATGAATTGGACTGATAATTGCTTTTCTCCATATTGATGGAATCAGACTTGAGTCAAATATAAGTTGAAACAGCTGGTGAAGTACACTTATTACTGATGGAAATTTCAGTACACTGTACggtatatttattaaataaaatacactgtttcccCTTTCCACTAATTGATACATTTctaaggtagactgactttccaataaacaatgacccttgtttactGGAACCATATtgtgatagtcattagcccccaactatgctaatgaagacagaaatccaTTGGCCCACTGTCAAGATCGATCTAGGcctttacttttgaaaaatgtGACAAATGTATACGAATATTATTGGCAATGGCTGCGAAGCTCTACATGATGTCGCAGTTCTATTCCAAAtacattttagcaaaaatatCGTTAATAAGGCTACGGTGTAATTTTGTGTTGCCCAACAAAATCTATTATCTTTTAAACCAAACTCCAACaaagtgttacttccccttatcggtactcTAACACACATATATAAAGATAGTGATTATCAGTTGCTAGATACGCGCATTTAATTTTCTGCATTCGTATTAAGGCCGTTTACTCGGTGAACTTAACTGAACATTGATCAGTTGTATATTATTGTATCGGAATTGTTCATGTTTAAATTGGTAATAGCCTTATATGTGTGCATTGTTACCGggaagtaaaaataaacaagttgGACAAAATGGCTAATGGAGGAAATGAATCGgatgaaataataaactttaaatgTTGTATATGTGCAAAGAAAAATATAAGAAGAGAGGCAGAAATATACTGTGTGGAATGTCAGGATTATTTCTGTATACCATGCGCAGACTTTCATAAGCTGTTTCCCTCTGCAGTTGGTGTGCATCAGTTCCTTGACAAGTCGAATTTCAGTACAGATAGTGCACAGACAATGTTGCCAAGTTGCCCAACAGAAAGATGTACCGTTCACAACACTAAGCTGCTGGACATGTattgtgcagaccatgatgaAATTGTGTGTGTGACTTGTATAGCTTTAAATCACAGGTAACActtcatatttaaataataacTTGTAACAATCAAACGTTACTGCTTTCAAATGcatcaaacattgaaaaaaatctcAATGAGATAACGTGTACTGTACATTAAAACCATTAAATAGTTAACTTTCATATTCATATTTATCCATttacgttttttttgtgttttaggaTTTTTATGTCTCGTATGTCTTTGTTTTTCGGAAAAAGTTTAAGTAGAAGCGGTTTTCAATACATGTTGTTGCGGTTGGAACAACAGATTTTATCTTATATCACATGCACTTCAATTGTCCATGTtctttttgtagaaaatatcaaacttttttttttgttattttaactttAACTAGTGTTTAACTAACTTGTTTTGATGGGCACTCAGGGTCTTGAAAATGTGACAAAAGTGAAAACAAGTGCATTTCAGAAAATTGCAAAAACGGCAAAACGAAAGTGAAAATAGAGCTCTCACAATGATAAAATACTGCTActgtatgagccgtgccatgagaaaaccaacatagtggctttgcgaccagcatggatcccgcgccgtctggtcaggatccatgctgttcgctttcaaagcctgttgcaattagagaaaccattagcgaacggcatggatcctaaccagactgcgcggatgcgcaggctggctggatccatgctggtcgcaaaggcactatgttggttttctcgtggcacggctcacataGGTTAACCATTATTTTTCGTTACTTATACATGTGTTAACCACACAATCAAAGCAAAgttaaggaaaaaataattttgaaaagtttgacattttctacaaaatagaacgtgGCCTGTCGCAGTACATGTGCTATTTGACAAAGTATACAATCTGAACGTACATAATACTTCTGCTGTAGTATATGTGTATTAGAAAAAGTAATGGGTCTATGGTGCATgatttccgaaattgaaatccaCTTAGGTGTGTTTTTAAACACTTTAAATGATCCGTAAACAAAGTACTTTGTTAGAGTTAATTAGCAGATTTATACATTTACTCTTTCAGAACGTGCAAAACTATAAACTCTGTTCCTGACGAAATAGACAGTTTATATGAGAAGTCAACTGCTGATgaaataaagggacaactactcGCAGAGAAGGCTAATATGGAAGACATAAAGAAGGCAAAAGAACATCTTGTCATCGAACTTGATCAATACAAAGAGAAAGCATCGGAGTCAATTAGGAATTTCCGAAAAGAAATGGAAGCTGTGCTAGACACACTTGAGACCGAGTCTATCAGAAACTTGGAAGAAGTATACAGGAAAATGAGAGAAAACATAGAAAACGATATCAAAGTTGCACAGGAGACCATAGATAAACTAGGACTCTCGGCGGAAAATGTTAGCAAATCCTTTGGAAATAAAGCACAAGAATTTGTCTCTGTTAAAATGGCAAAGAAACGTATTTTTgaaacaacaaaatcaaaaagAGTTCTGAGAAAAGCTTTGGATGTTAAAATCTTATTTACTGCCTATTCAAAAATTACAGCTTTTCTGAATGAGGTGAAATCATTAGGAATGGTCTCTGCAGGGTTAAAAACTACATTGTATCAAGTGCAAAGCAAGTAtgaagaaaatatcagatatgcaAATGATAGGAATTGTTATATTCAAGGCTCATGTTTCACAGCGGATGGTTTATTACTACTAGCTGACTCAAACAACAAAAGCCTGAAACGTTTAGATCTTTCTTCAAAATCTGTCAAGGATCAACTAGTCCTGGGAGCTTCACCTCAGGCTATCTGTCAAACTGGTAAAGATGAAATTGCTGTAAACCTTCAAAACAAATCTATTCAATTCGTATCACTCGGAAACAAGATGGCAACAACGAAACAACTAAAGCTAGATCATAATTGCTGGGGTCTTGCCTACAAGGATAGTAAACTGTATGTCTCTGACGGCTGTACCTCTCTCTATATTCATGACATGAATGGCTCTGTGCTACACAAAATCACAACCGACCGACAAGGAAATGCCATTTTTAATGCAAACCGACATATCA from Mercenaria mercenaria strain notata chromosome 2, MADL_Memer_1, whole genome shotgun sequence carries:
- the LOC123563169 gene encoding uncharacterized protein LOC123563169, yielding MANGGNESDEIINFKCCICAKKNIRREAEIYCVECQDYFCIPCADFHKLFPSAVGVHQFLDKSNFSTDSAQTMLPSCPTERCTVHNTKLLDMYCADHDEIVCVTCIALNHRTCKTINSVPDEIDSLYEKSTADEIKGQLLAEKANMEDIKKAKEHLVIELDQYKEKASESIRNFRKEMEAVLDTLETESIRNLEEVYRKMRENIENDIKVAQETIDKLGLSAENVSKSFGNKAQEFVSVKMAKKRIFETTKSKRVLRKALDVKILFTAYSKITAFLNEVKSLGMVSAGLKTTLYQVQSKYEENIRYANDRNCYIQGSCFTADGLLLLADSNNKSLKRLDLSSKSVKDQLVLGASPQAICQTGKDEIAVNLQNKSIQFVSLGNKMATTKQLKLDHNCWGLAYKDSKLYVSDGCTSLYIHDMNGSVLHKITTDRQGNAIFNANRHISLSSYGDRIYVADRNIGVIILDLQGNYESTCNDPDLVPLEGVCTDGRGNIFTCGWEQSNIFQMNEKTMKKLGLIGKVKDSQTVSFDPEQQQLVVTMCSRDTVDIYELQ